Proteins encoded within one genomic window of Geminocystis sp. M7585_C2015_104:
- a CDS encoding tetratricopeptide repeat protein: MEDYLPIIYLSLLLIFLSTVAIILFRQIIKARRIESRVFQLENKLKKEDGAAKEYYELASLYLDKKLFFQAIQLLQKAIKKAENEKVEPENMALIYNALGFAYFAQEQYDMAIRNYKEALKLFPAYTIAINNLANAYEKKQMTKLALETYKKCLEYDPKNPVALKKIESLEKRLVAS, encoded by the coding sequence ATGGAAGATTATCTGCCTATAATATATCTTTCCCTCTTGCTTATATTCCTCTCTACCGTGGCAATTATCCTCTTCAGACAGATAATTAAAGCCAGAAGGATTGAGTCTCGTGTTTTCCAACTTGAAAATAAACTTAAAAAAGAGGATGGAGCTGCCAAAGAATACTACGAATTGGCTAGTTTATACCTGGACAAAAAACTATTCTTCCAGGCAATACAACTATTGCAAAAAGCGATAAAAAAAGCCGAAAACGAAAAAGTTGAACCGGAAAACATGGCCTTGATATACAATGCCCTGGGTTTTGCCTATTTCGCCCAAGAGCAATACGACATGGCCATTCGCAACTACAAAGAGGCCCTAAAACTTTTCCCGGCTTATACCATTGCCATAAACAACTTAGCTAACGCCTATGAGAAGAAACAAATGACTAAATTGGCTCTAGAAACCTATAAAAAATGTTTGGAATACGACCCGAAAAATCCAGTGGCTTTGAAAAAAATTGAATCCCTAGAAAAAAGACTAGTTGCCAGCTAA
- a CDS encoding thiamine-phosphate kinase produces MQIKDIGEQGLLKRLFAYCDRDKNGDDGAILSVSKGKQLVVSTDLLVEGVHFSSKTLTPEAIGHRAATANLSDIAAMGGKPLHATVGLSLRKETEVAWVEKLYEGMSSLFARYSCTIVGGDVTRSQTNTIAITILGEVNPKQIIYRNRARVGDVIVVTGNHGLSRGGLALLTGNYDNIPEATREKLIAAHATPNPRLDVIEYINSQFPHHRIAGMDTSDGLADAITQICRNSGVGARIDRRKINIDDTLLQLTDIDTAFEWVLYGGEDFELVLCLEPEKASLLQLRFGKDCQIIGEITPQQEIVVYDSLGIYPQENLEPEKTFQHFGVY; encoded by the coding sequence ATGCAAATAAAAGATATAGGAGAACAAGGGTTGCTAAAAAGACTTTTTGCCTATTGTGACAGAGACAAAAATGGAGATGATGGGGCTATACTTTCAGTAAGTAAGGGAAAACAACTAGTAGTTTCCACGGATTTGTTGGTAGAGGGAGTTCATTTTTCCAGTAAAACCCTGACACCAGAAGCAATTGGGCACCGCGCGGCAACGGCAAACCTCTCAGATATAGCTGCCATGGGAGGAAAACCTCTCCACGCCACGGTAGGATTGTCTCTGAGAAAGGAGACAGAAGTAGCTTGGGTAGAAAAACTATACGAAGGGATGAGCAGCCTATTTGCCAGGTACTCCTGTACAATTGTAGGAGGTGATGTCACCAGGTCTCAAACCAATACCATCGCCATAACTATCCTGGGAGAAGTTAACCCCAAACAGATAATCTATCGCAACCGGGCTAGGGTGGGAGACGTAATAGTAGTAACCGGTAACCACGGCCTGTCAAGGGGGGGATTGGCACTGCTAACCGGGAACTATGATAACATACCGGAGGCAACTAGGGAAAAACTCATAGCCGCCCATGCCACCCCCAATCCCCGTCTAGATGTGATTGAATACATCAACAGCCAATTTCCCCATCATCGCATTGCTGGCATGGATACCAGCGATGGATTAGCAGACGCCATAACCCAAATTTGCCGCAACAGTGGTGTGGGTGCTAGAATAGACCGAAGAAAAATTAATATAGACGATACTCTCCTCCAGTTGACTGACATTGACACTGCCTTTGAATGGGTACTCTACGGCGGCGAGGATTTCGAGTTAGTATTGTGTCTAGAGCCAGAAAAGGCCAGCCTACTTCAACTCCGATTCGGAAAAGACTGTCAGATTATCGGTGAAATTACTCCCCAGCAGGAGATTGTAGTTTATGACTCCCTCGGTATTTATCCCCAAGAAAACCTGGAACCAGAGAAAACTTTTCAACATTTTGGGGTATACTAG
- a CDS encoding response regulator, producing MIKILVVDDNHTPREVISEALKQYNIQVVEASNGVEATQLIEKEKFNLIITDVVMPEMNGYELCRWIKSNPKTENIPVIICSTKGEEFDIHWATKQGADAYIVKPFKTMDLLKTIKYLLKQTNQV from the coding sequence ATGATTAAAATTCTTGTAGTCGACGATAATCACACCCCAAGAGAAGTAATTAGCGAGGCCCTCAAACAGTACAATATACAGGTGGTAGAGGCTTCCAATGGTGTAGAAGCAACCCAGCTAATCGAAAAAGAGAAATTTAATCTTATAATCACCGATGTAGTAATGCCAGAAATGAACGGCTATGAACTATGTCGGTGGATCAAAAGTAATCCAAAAACTGAGAATATACCCGTGATAATATGTTCTACGAAAGGGGAGGAGTTTGACATCCACTGGGCAACAAAACAAGGCGCCGACGCATATATAGTCAAGCCCTTCAAAACTATGGATCTGTTGAAGACAATCAAGTACCTACTAAAACAAACTAACCAGGTGTAG
- the trmFO gene encoding FADH(2)-oxidizing methylenetetrahydrofolate--tRNA-(uracil(54)-C(5))-methyltransferase TrmFO — translation MSGDSITVIGGGLAGTEAAWQIAKAGIPVTLYEMRPVVQTPAHHSGELAELVCSNSFGAESIDRASGLLHEELRRLGSLVIQVADRNRVPAGGALAVDRVRFSRELTDTIASHPLITLKREEVKTIPGKGIVVLATGPLTAETLARELQNLTGMEYLNFFDAASPIILGESINRDIAFLASRYGKGEAAYLNCPMDREQYLLFWRELCNAQQTELKDFERENATFFEACLPIEELARRGENTMRFGPLKPVGIVDPRFPDRKYYAVVQLRPEDKEGQLWNMVGFQTNLRWGEQKRVFRLIPGLENAEFVRFGVMHKNIFLNAPKLLLPTLQFKNRPTLFACGQLVGTEGYTAAVAGGWLAGTNAARMVRSLPLLVFPRTTMLGALIEYITSADSRHFQPMPPNFGILPPLDVKVRSKPQRYRAYASRALSHLDDFISTHKLPLQSSRESVAMNL, via the coding sequence ATGAGTGGCGACTCAATCACTGTGATTGGCGGCGGGTTGGCAGGCACAGAAGCCGCCTGGCAAATCGCAAAAGCCGGTATACCCGTGACTCTCTACGAGATGCGCCCTGTAGTACAGACCCCCGCTCATCATAGTGGCGAATTGGCTGAATTGGTGTGTAGCAACTCCTTTGGGGCAGAATCTATAGATCGTGCTTCCGGACTGCTACATGAAGAACTACGAAGATTAGGGTCGTTGGTAATACAAGTAGCGGACAGGAATAGAGTGCCGGCGGGAGGGGCTTTGGCAGTAGACAGGGTAAGGTTTAGCAGGGAGTTGACTGACACCATTGCAAGCCATCCCCTAATTACCCTAAAACGAGAGGAAGTGAAGACTATACCAGGTAAAGGAATTGTAGTACTGGCAACAGGCCCCCTCACGGCAGAAACCCTGGCCAGGGAGTTACAAAATCTCACCGGCATGGAGTATTTAAACTTTTTTGATGCCGCCAGCCCTATTATTTTAGGAGAATCCATCAATAGGGACATCGCCTTTTTAGCCTCCAGGTATGGAAAAGGAGAGGCAGCCTACTTGAATTGTCCCATGGATAGGGAACAATATCTCCTGTTTTGGCGGGAATTATGCAATGCCCAACAGACAGAATTAAAAGACTTTGAGCGAGAGAATGCCACCTTTTTCGAGGCTTGTTTGCCCATTGAAGAATTGGCCAGAAGAGGCGAAAATACTATGCGTTTTGGCCCACTTAAACCCGTGGGCATAGTTGACCCACGTTTTCCGGACAGGAAGTATTATGCGGTAGTACAGCTGAGGCCAGAAGATAAAGAGGGGCAATTGTGGAATATGGTGGGATTTCAAACCAATCTACGTTGGGGGGAACAAAAGCGGGTATTCCGGTTAATCCCAGGCTTAGAAAACGCGGAATTTGTACGTTTTGGGGTGATGCACAAAAATATCTTCCTCAATGCCCCCAAATTGCTTCTTCCTACCTTACAATTTAAGAACAGGCCTACTCTATTCGCCTGTGGGCAACTGGTAGGCACTGAGGGTTATACTGCGGCAGTGGCTGGAGGCTGGTTGGCAGGCACAAATGCCGCCAGGATGGTGCGCAGTCTACCCCTTCTTGTATTTCCCAGGACTACCATGCTAGGAGCCCTTATTGAATATATCACCAGCGCCGACAGTAGACATTTTCAGCCAATGCCCCCCAATTTTGGGATTCTACCACCTCTTGACGTTAAAGTGCGCTCCAAACCCCAACGTTATCGTGCCTATGCCTCCCGCGCCTTGAGTCATCTGGATGATTTTATTTCCACCCACAAACTCCCCCTTCAATCCTCCCGTGAGAGTGTCGCCATGAATCTCTAG
- a CDS encoding phycobiliprotein lyase produces MDIHAFLDKFLGDWFSQRTIYHIPENKVDNSKANISLTPVSIEDSRVSSLSQSHNLNLDLFLTGILSQWDNSPDWGKPKQKGETLILFFRDKNELNQGTVVRVINPQQIVRGTYTLAEDESLTLRVNNNGQSLEERVTFASDNLRLRNTILKQGNAVRQTCFYSEIRRVVKN; encoded by the coding sequence ATGGATATTCATGCCTTCCTAGACAAATTCTTGGGTGATTGGTTTTCCCAACGCACCATCTATCATATTCCAGAAAACAAGGTAGACAACAGTAAGGCAAATATTAGTCTTACTCCCGTTTCCATAGAAGACAGTCGTGTCTCTTCCCTTTCTCAGTCTCATAATCTGAATCTGGATTTGTTTCTAACTGGTATCCTCTCCCAATGGGACAATTCCCCTGACTGGGGTAAGCCTAAACAAAAAGGCGAAACCCTAATATTATTTTTCCGTGACAAAAATGAACTCAATCAGGGTACAGTGGTGAGGGTTATTAACCCACAACAGATTGTCAGGGGCACTTACACTTTAGCAGAAGATGAGTCTTTAACTTTAAGAGTCAACAATAATGGTCAATCTTTGGAGGAAAGAGTTACCTTTGCCAGTGACAATCTTCGCCTAAGGAATACTATCCTGAAACAGGGGAATGCGGTTAGACAAACTTGTTTTTATTCCGAAATCAGAAGGG